A region of Neovison vison isolate M4711 chromosome 7, ASM_NN_V1, whole genome shotgun sequence DNA encodes the following proteins:
- the PRPF19 gene encoding pre-mRNA-processing factor 19 → MSLICSISNEVPEHPCVSPVSNHVYERRLIEKYIAENGTDPINNQPLSEEQLIDIKVAHPIRPKPPSATSIPAILKALQDEWDAVMLHSFTLRQQLQTTRQELSHALYQHDAACRVIARLTKEVTAAREALATLKPQAGLIVPQAVPSSQPSVAGAGEPMDLGELVGMTPEIIQKLQDKATVLTTERKKRGKTVPEELVKPEELSKYRQVASHVGLHSASIPGILALDLCPADTNKILTGGADKNVVVFDKSSEQILATLKGHTKKVTSVVFHPSQELVFSASPDATIRIWSVPNASCVQVVRAHESAVTGLSLHATGDYLLSSSDDQYWAFSDIQTGRVLTKVTDETSGCSLTCAQFHPDGLIFGTGTMDSQIKIWDLKERTNVANFPGHSGPITSIAFSENGYYLATAADDSSVKLWDLRKLKNFKTLQLDNNFEVKSLIFDQSGTYLALGGTDVQIYICKQWTEILHFTEHSGLTTGVAFGHHAKFIASTGMDRSLKFYSL, encoded by the exons ATGTCCCTGATCTGCTCGA TCTCCAATGAAGTGCCAGAGCACCCGTGCGTGTCCCCCGTCTCTAATCATGTTTACGAGCGGCGGCTCATTGAGAAGTACATTGCAGAGAACGGCACAGACCCCATCAACAACCAGCCTCTGTCTGAGGAGCAGCTCATCGACATCAAAG TTGCTCACCCAATCCGGCCCAAACCTCCCTCTGCTACCAGCATCCCAGCCATTCTGAAAGCCTTGCAGGATGAGTGG GACGCAGTCATGCTGCACAGCTTCACTCTGCGCCAGCAGCTGCAGACAACCCGCCAAGAGCTGTCCCACGCTCTGTACCAGCACGATGCTGCCTGCCGCGTCATAGCCCGTCTCACCAAGGAAGTTACAGCTGCCCGAGAAG CTCTGGCCACCCTGAAGCCTCAGGCCGGTCTCATCGTGCCTCAGGCCGTGCCAAGCTCACAGCCAAGTGTCGCG GGTGCAGGCGAGCCGATGGATTTGGGCGAGTTGGTGGGAATGACCCCCGAGATTATCCAGAAG CTTCAAGACAAGGCCACTGTGCTCACCACGGAGCGTAAGAAG AGAGGGAAGACAGTGCCAGAGGAGCTGGTGAAGCCGGAGGAGCTGAGCAAATACCGGCAGGTGGCCTCGCACGTG GGCTTGCACAGTGCCAGCATTCCTGGGATCCTGGCCCTGGACCTCTGCCCTGCCGACACAAACAAGATCCTTACTG GTGGGGCGGATAAAAATGTTGTCGTCTTCGACAAGAGTTCTGAGCAAATCTTGGCCACCCTCAAAGGCCATACCAAGAAAGTCACCAGTGTGGTGTTTCATCCTTCCCAG GAGCTGGTCTTTTCTGCCTCTCCAGATGCTACTATCAGGATTTGGTCGGTCCCGAATGCCTCTTGTGTGCAGGTTGTTCGGGCGCACGAGAGCGCTGTGACAGGCCTCAGTCTTCATGCCACTGGGGACTATCTCCTGAGCTCCTCTGATGACCAG TACTGGGCTTTCTCTGACATCCAGACAGGGCGTGTGCTCACCAAGGTGACAGATGAGACCTCTGGCTGCT ctcTCACCTGTGCGCAGTTCCACCCCGATGGACTCATTTTTGGGACAGGCACCATGGACTCGCAGATCAAGATCTGGGACTTGAAG GAGCGCACTAACGTGGCCAACTTCCCTGGCCACTCGGGCCCCATCACCAGCATTGCCTTCTCGGAGAATGGCTACTACCTCGCCACAGCGGCCGATGATTCCTCTGTCAAGCTCTGGGATCTGCGCAAGCTTAAAAACTTCAAGACGCTGCAGCTGGATAACAACTTCGAG GTGAAGTCGTTGATCTTTGACCAGAGCGGCACCTACTTGGCGCTCGGGGGCACGGATGTCCAGATCTACATCTGCAAACAGTGGACAGAGATTCTTCATTTCACAG AGCATAGCGGCCTGACCACAGGGGTGGCGTTTGGGCACCACGCCAAGTTCATCGCTTCAACGGGCATGGACAGGAGCCTCAAGTTCTACAGTCTGTAG